The following coding sequences are from one Gossypium raimondii isolate GPD5lz chromosome 4, ASM2569854v1, whole genome shotgun sequence window:
- the LOC105780388 gene encoding uncharacterized protein LOC105780388 yields MSETQQPVVVYPNTVSSGQVEPSHSHSDGSFGTVFIVLAIIIVISSIACFLGRLCTRRVSQPKPTKQSKSSNPRPKGNDIELGFDGRFPTAKPVGGGDQSKRFKMLGNEDPRGFRSMPGKHGDVKGFKVHGNGDLRGFRIHGNGNIEGDPKHVDVGVL; encoded by the coding sequence ATGTCTGAAACACAACAACCCGTTGTCGTTTACCCAAACACTGTGTCATCAGGGCAAGTAGAACCATCTCATTCTCACTCAGATGGATCCTTTGGCACAGTTTTTATAGTACTTGCAATCATCATTGTTATATCATCCATAGCTTGTTTTCTTGGAAGACTATGTACTCGGCGGGTAAGCCAACCAAAACCCACTAAGCAAAGCAAAAGCTCTAATCCACGACCTAAAGGAAACGACATAGAGTTGGGGTTTGATGGTCGGTTCCCTACTGCAAAACCTGTCGGCGGTGGTGACCAAAGCAAAAGGTTCAAAATGCTTGGAAATGAAGATCCTAGAGGGTTTAGATCAATGCCCGGAAAGCATGGGGATGTTAAAGGATTTAAAGTGCATGGAAATGGGGATCTTAGAGGATTTAGAATCCATGGAAATGGAAACATTGAAGGTGACCCTAAGCATGTTGATGTTGGAGTACTTTAA